Proteins from a single region of Pseudodesulfovibrio portus:
- a CDS encoding nucleotidyl transferase family protein, which produces MTELHPLGFIHGRFQVLHNDHLAYLLEGKARCESLIIGVTNPDTASTREETADPARSSLDNNPLSYEEREAMVTAAMVEAGVPAKTFEVVPFPICRPELFDRLCPAEAIYFLTIYDEWGREKKRRFETHGLRTEVLWERPPDRKGITGKDVRAAIRDGRAWRHLVPPAVARLIDQWELGERLRKG; this is translated from the coding sequence ATGACCGAACTCCATCCCCTCGGCTTCATCCACGGCCGATTCCAGGTACTGCACAACGACCACCTGGCCTACCTGCTGGAGGGCAAGGCCCGTTGCGAGAGCCTGATCATCGGCGTGACCAACCCCGACACGGCCTCCACGCGCGAGGAAACGGCCGACCCGGCCCGCTCCAGCCTGGACAACAATCCGCTGAGCTACGAGGAACGCGAGGCCATGGTCACTGCCGCCATGGTCGAGGCAGGAGTGCCCGCCAAAACGTTCGAGGTCGTGCCGTTCCCGATCTGCCGCCCGGAACTGTTCGACCGCCTCTGCCCCGCCGAGGCGATCTACTTCCTGACCATCTACGATGAATGGGGAAGGGAAAAGAAGCGCAGGTTCGAGACCCACGGCCTCCGAACCGAGGTCCTGTGGGAACGGCCCCCGGACCGGAAGGGAATCACGGGCAAGGATGTGCGGGCGGCCATCCGCGACGGACGGGCATGGCGCCATCTGGTGCCGCCGGCGGTGGCGAGACTCATCGATCAGTGGGAGCTCGGCGAACGGCTGCGCAAGGGATAG
- a CDS encoding alkaline phosphatase family protein → MPEKCLLILLDGLGDRSHAQFDDRTPLQAARTPFLDRLAALGGTGLYHATRFGQALPSENAHFAIFGGARDEFPGRGPLEALGAGVDLGPQDVAVLSHFAHVVPDEHNRLVLKRDKAKVGPDECRSLFDALPPFEQDGIRITHHPAGGLFGVLRLTGPVSPHITDSNPMVDGRRIPAVLPLRDYAHDPAALGTANALRAFLIDAFHRLKTAPVNLERIARGLAPITGLVTQRAGRLTDCPSFRDRYGLRGLSIASGTMYAGLARFTGMDFHRAGDTDDPGRDLAERVKLARKRFADYDFIHVHTKAPDQAAHTKDPMAKVRAIESLDRGLASALEPLENDPSLLLVVTADHSTPSSGPLIHSGEPVPLMIVGDGVRRDPVGSFDEISVAGGCLGCMRGPELLLTILNHLDKARLAGIHDSPDPVEYWPGDHPPFILDPDQEP, encoded by the coding sequence GTGCCTGAGAAGTGTCTCCTCATTCTTCTTGACGGATTGGGGGACCGCTCCCATGCGCAGTTCGACGACCGCACTCCCCTTCAGGCGGCCCGCACGCCGTTTCTCGACCGGCTGGCCGCCTTGGGCGGCACCGGGCTGTACCACGCCACCCGGTTCGGGCAAGCCCTGCCCAGCGAAAACGCGCACTTCGCCATTTTCGGCGGCGCGCGCGACGAATTTCCGGGCCGGGGTCCCCTGGAGGCCCTGGGCGCGGGCGTGGACCTCGGTCCGCAGGATGTCGCCGTGCTCTCCCACTTCGCCCACGTTGTGCCTGACGAGCACAACCGGTTGGTCCTGAAACGCGACAAGGCCAAGGTCGGGCCGGACGAATGCCGCAGCCTGTTCGACGCCCTGCCGCCCTTCGAGCAGGACGGGATACGGATCACGCACCACCCGGCAGGCGGCCTGTTCGGGGTGCTGCGCCTGACAGGCCCGGTCAGCCCGCACATCACGGACTCCAATCCCATGGTGGACGGCAGGCGCATTCCCGCAGTCCTGCCGCTCAGGGATTACGCGCACGACCCGGCGGCCCTGGGCACGGCCAATGCGCTGCGGGCTTTCCTGATCGACGCATTTCACCGGCTCAAGACCGCTCCGGTCAACCTGGAGCGCATTGCCCGCGGCCTCGCCCCGATCACCGGCCTCGTCACCCAGCGCGCCGGGCGGCTCACGGATTGCCCCTCCTTCCGCGACCGATACGGCCTGCGGGGGCTGTCCATCGCCAGCGGGACCATGTACGCCGGGCTGGCCCGGTTCACCGGCATGGACTTTCACCGGGCCGGGGACACAGACGACCCTGGCCGCGACCTGGCCGAGCGCGTGAAGCTCGCCCGCAAAAGGTTTGCCGACTACGACTTCATCCACGTGCACACCAAGGCCCCGGATCAGGCCGCCCACACCAAGGACCCCATGGCCAAGGTCCGGGCCATCGAATCCCTGGACCGGGGGCTGGCGTCGGCCCTGGAACCGCTTGAGAACGACCCGTCCCTGCTGCTGGTCGTGACCGCCGACCACTCGACGCCGAGTAGCGGCCCGCTCATTCATTCGGGCGAGCCCGTGCCGCTCATGATCGTCGGCGACGGCGTGCGCCGCGACCCGGTCGGCTCCTTCGACGAAATCAGCGTGGCCGGGGGCTGTCTGGGCTGCATGCGCGGACCCGAGCTGCTCCTGACCATCCTCAACCATCTGGACAAGGCCCGGTTGGCGGGCATCCACGACTCCCCGGACCCCGTGGAGTATTGGCCCGGCGACCATCCCCCGTTCATCCTCGACCCCGACCAGGAACCATGA